A DNA window from Microcystis aeruginosa NIES-843 contains the following coding sequences:
- the crcB gene encoding fluoride efflux transporter CrcB has protein sequence MNFFRGRYSLSVAIGAIFGALSRFYIAKLVESIFGQEWQFLGTFFVNISGCLIIAYIFTIVRENIRIIAPELGLMIATGFCGSYTTFSTYSLEVNKFLEQGNMTFGLIYWLGSVLGGMMALKIGVILARTGFPR, from the coding sequence ATGAACTTCTTCAGGGGACGTTATAGTTTATCCGTGGCGATTGGGGCTATTTTTGGGGCTTTGAGTCGTTTTTATATTGCGAAATTAGTTGAAAGTATTTTCGGTCAAGAATGGCAATTTTTGGGGACATTTTTTGTCAATATTTCTGGCTGTTTAATTATTGCTTATATCTTTACTATAGTTAGGGAAAATATTCGCATAATTGCCCCAGAATTAGGATTGATGATTGCCACGGGTTTTTGTGGTTCCTATACAACTTTTTCCACCTATAGTTTGGAGGTTAACAAGTTTTTAGAGCAGGGAAACATGACTTTCGGTTTAATTTACTGGTTGGGCAGTGTTCTTGGGGGGATGATGGCGCTTAAAATTGGAGTTATTTTAGCAAGAACGGGTTTTCCTAGATGA
- a CDS encoding IS701-like element ISMae34 family transposase produces MKETTPAAMPPCFDRWCRRFDNCFKNEAQKNGFRQYLGGLLGESERKNLTQIANNAVGVVYNRLHHFLTESPWSDRQVNECRLQVMNQCRQTQIPRGFSLIVDDSGHRKSGNLTAGVGRQYLGEIGKTDNGIVAVTTHLYDGKKSVPLDIEIYQPASSLAEGKEDKEFKKKPEIAIDLIDRSLTRGYRPKIVLIDAGYGNNTNFLKALEERKLKYLGGLAKNRKVIIEKEGGVEETIQLEQLAKSLSEKDWEKITLNLDKEKTVWVAVFRAKISQLEGERNLAIVMNASSMEKATEVDYFITNVVEADTVTASWIVRTYTERNWVEVFYREAKGWLGLREYQVRDKRSLLRHFILVFCAYTFILWHKLTGGLQRQWANRPLNTFVEALEAFRTAMSFRFFEWLTENRDVFAAYKASLGFVWA; encoded by the coding sequence ATGAAAGAGACAACCCCAGCCGCGATGCCCCCATGCTTTGACCGATGGTGTCGGCGGTTTGACAATTGCTTCAAAAACGAAGCGCAAAAAAACGGCTTCAGACAATATTTAGGAGGATTATTAGGGGAAAGTGAGAGGAAAAACCTCACTCAAATTGCCAATAATGCCGTCGGAGTAGTTTATAACCGATTACATCACTTTTTGACCGAATCTCCCTGGTCAGACCGTCAGGTGAATGAATGTCGGTTGCAAGTGATGAACCAATGCCGCCAGACGCAAATCCCCCGAGGATTTTCCCTGATTGTCGATGACTCAGGACATCGAAAAAGTGGCAATCTGACCGCCGGAGTTGGCAGGCAGTACCTAGGAGAAATTGGCAAGACAGACAACGGAATAGTCGCCGTCACTACCCATCTCTACGACGGCAAAAAAAGTGTCCCCCTAGACATTGAAATTTATCAACCGGCTAGTTCCTTAGCCGAGGGGAAAGAAGACAAAGAATTTAAGAAGAAACCAGAGATAGCGATAGATTTAATTGACCGGAGCTTAACCAGAGGCTATCGACCGAAAATCGTCTTAATAGATGCTGGTTATGGCAACAACACAAATTTTCTCAAAGCCCTGGAAGAAAGAAAGCTAAAATACTTAGGAGGATTGGCAAAAAATCGAAAAGTAATTATTGAAAAAGAAGGGGGTGTGGAAGAAACAATCCAGCTTGAGCAACTAGCAAAAAGCCTATCAGAAAAGGATTGGGAGAAAATCACCCTAAATCTAGATAAAGAAAAAACGGTTTGGGTAGCGGTATTCAGAGCGAAAATATCTCAACTAGAAGGAGAAAGGAACTTGGCGATCGTCATGAATGCAAGTTCAATGGAAAAAGCCACAGAGGTGGACTATTTCATCACCAATGTAGTTGAGGCAGATACAGTAACAGCTTCGTGGATAGTGAGGACTTACACCGAAAGAAATTGGGTGGAAGTATTCTACCGAGAAGCCAAAGGATGGTTAGGGTTAAGGGAATATCAAGTCAGGGATAAACGAAGCTTACTTCGTCATTTTATCCTGGTGTTTTGTGCCTATACATTTATCCTGTGGCATAAGTTAACTGGGGGATTGCAAAGGCAGTGGGCGAATCGACCTTTAAACACTTTTGTGGAAGCCTTGGAAGCTTTTCGGACAGCGATGTCTTTCCGTTTCTTTGAGTGGCTGACCGAGAATCGGGATGTGTTTGCCGCTTACAAAGCCAGTTTAGGCTTTGTTTGGGCTTGA
- a CDS encoding TolB family protein, with product MKEKNFFVWLGRFLASFGLLSGISGCNSPLLITPQVPAGGLNSFAPDQFPSYSADGRYLAFASDRSGRRSIYLFDLQEKRLVNLPNLNRGDSSQDQPSLNADGRLIAYISSERGKSDVMVYDRSQSRATLLTANLRGSVRNPTISGDGRQIAFETNQDGQWNIAIVNGQF from the coding sequence ATGAAAGAAAAAAATTTTTTTGTCTGGCTGGGGCGATTTTTGGCCTCTTTTGGGCTGTTATCGGGGATAAGTGGCTGTAATTCTCCTCTTTTGATTACTCCTCAAGTTCCCGCCGGTGGTTTAAATAGTTTTGCTCCCGATCAATTCCCCAGTTATAGTGCTGATGGTCGCTATTTAGCCTTCGCTTCCGATCGCTCCGGTCGTCGTAGTATATATTTATTCGATCTGCAAGAAAAGCGCTTAGTTAATCTTCCTAACCTAAATCGTGGCGATTCTAGCCAAGATCAGCCATCTCTGAATGCTGACGGTCGTTTAATTGCTTATATCTCCAGCGAACGCGGCAAGAGTGATGTCATGGTTTATGATCGTTCCCAGTCCCGTGCAACCCTATTAACCGCTAACCTGCGGGGAAGCGTCCGTAATCCCACCATTAGCGGTGATGGTCGCCAAATTGCCTTTGAAACCAACCAAGACGGTCAATGGAATATTGCGATCGTTAACGGCCAATTTTAA